One Pseudoliparis swirei isolate HS2019 ecotype Mariana Trench unplaced genomic scaffold, NWPU_hadal_v1 hadal_36, whole genome shotgun sequence genomic window carries:
- the LOC130191319 gene encoding histone H2B 1/2-like translates to MPEATVKAPKKGSKKAVNKTATKTGKKRQVQEGELRHHVYKAARLAHYNKRLHHHFQDPDLSACCPELAKHAVSEGTKAVTTPAK, encoded by the exons ATGCCTGAAGCCACCGTCAAAGCGCCCAAGAAGGGCTCCAAGAAAGCCGTCAATAAGACCGCGACCAAGACCGGCAAGAAGAGGCAAGTCCAGGAAGGAGAGCTACGCCATCACGTGTACAAG GCCGCTCGCCTGGCTCACTACAACAAGCGCCTCCACCATCACTTCCAGGATCCAGACCTGTCCGCCTGCTGCCCGGAGCTGGCGAAGCACGCGGTGTCTGAGGGAACCAAGGCCGTGACCACACCAGCCAAGTAA